AGCTATTGAAACTCTACGGAAAAAAGGCTATAAAATAACTCCCCAAAGACTTAAACTTCTCCAAATCCTTGAGGAAATTGGAAAAACACACCCTTCCCTTGGAGAGGTCCACGAAAAGCTAAGGAAAGAGTTCCCAACGGTTAGCTTTTCAACTCTATACTCTAACGTCATCACGCTGAAAGAGTTAGGACTGGTGGAGCTGTTCTTCCTTGACGGAGAGACGAGAATAGAAGTGAACACAAGACCCCACATTAACATAATCGAGAGTGAGAAGATAATTGACATCAACGACGTGGGGATAATAGAAACCATAGAGAGAAAGACCGGAAGAAAAGT
This DNA window, taken from Thermococcus sp., encodes the following:
- a CDS encoding Fur family transcriptional regulator; translation: MWKEKAIETLRKKGYKITPQRLKLLQILEEIGKTHPSLGEVHEKLRKEFPTVSFSTLYSNVITLKELGLVELFFLDGETRIEVNTRPHINIIESEKIIDINDVGIIETIERKTGRKVKFINVFLE